TATTTCCATAGGGACTGCTATATAGGCTATCTGTCCCTTTTCCCTTTTCAAATATTTGCTTCATTTGCAGGCTACCTTGACGTAGTAATTGTGTGCTATCTGGGTTAATCCGAACAATATTGGAGACCTCTCCCGCTCCCTCTATCTCTTCTTTATAATGCAGAAACCAAGAAGAATTACGCAGGGATGCTTTACCCGACATTTGTAAATCTGTCTTGTCGATTTGACCTTCTGCCTTTTGTATGATTGATAACGATAATTGAACCTCTTGCATTCCGAGACCTCACTTTTATTTGT
The nucleotide sequence above comes from Brevibacillus laterosporus LMG 15441. Encoded proteins:
- a CDS encoding DUF1934 domain-containing protein, translating into MQEVQLSLSIIQKAEGQIDKTDLQMSGKASLRNSSWFLHYKEEIEGAGEVSNIVRINPDSTQLLRQGSLQMKQIFEKGKGTDSLYSSPYGNMQMHTHTRTYKVTYQSEKPVQVLIAYQLWLSGQYVGEFEWDMKIAWE